TGCTCTCTTCCCATCTCTGACAGGACACTTTTCTTCAACAAcagaataataattttataatcgCATTGCGGCGACATCCGGAGTCACCCCTAACAAGTATGGCTGGAAATCTTTTTGAAGAGGTAGAATGACCAGGTATTTACAATCATGAAATCCACTAGCTCCGAGCAGTGACTCAATACTACTACAGCTTTATTGcaggttctcagcagcatgcacaCCTCTATAGTCATCCAAGGCTTCTGGTTGGGATGTGTTGTGATAagtttggagacagtaacatcatcaatgcacttgctgatgtaggcAGTTACTGATTCTGTATACTCCTCTAGGCTGATGGAGTCACTGGAAATTGTTGCttctctgaacatctcccaATCAGttgctcaaaacagtcctgaagagcagagatagCTCCTGCTGGCCAGGTTCTCAATTGCATCTGTATGTTGGAGATGTGGTCTGAGTGACTGTAGTCGGGGCAGGGACCGGATCTGTACGTGTCagggatgtttgtgtaaacaagatccagCATGTCAGCCCCCCGGGTTGCAAAGTCCACATACTGGTTAAATTTAGGGAACACTGACGTCTGACAATTGCAAACTTCACCAGCGATGACCTGTGACTAGAGACTACCacatttttacaccatttaGTGTTGTTGTAAACACACAGGCCTCTACCTCGAGTCTTACTGCACAGTGTCTCTGTCTGCATGGAAGCACAGCAGGCTGTCAAGCTGAATGGTTAAGTCCAGAATGGAGCTTGTCATCCATGTCTCTGTAAAAACGAAAACGCAGCAGTCTCTGAGCTCACACTGGGTACCCTGCTGGATCCAGAGGTAGTACAGTTTATTCTCCAAGGAACAAACATTTGACTCACTATTAAACATTAATAGTTTGAAAACCCacaataaaatctttttaagcTCTCACTGTATGTGTATAACAGTTTAGCACTGTATCTGGacacttgtttagcatttgtaattGGATAGCCGAACATGTATCAAGAGACAActaaaaataatctgttttctttcttaaattatgactattacaaaaactgcggctgtgcttttccagctgataaaaactcttcaccagacactttctcccactctcccatgacatatttatgaaatgttccactgtttggtgagtgtttgtcatgttccgACCACAAAGGATAGTTTAAACAGCAATTAACCACccagtagaaaaaaaatcagccttcaaacttgaaagaaataatgatttgacatttatcgtTATATGTAACGATATCGTctgatatgaattttgtttatcatgataacatttttAACCATATGGCCCAGTTCTATGTGTAACCAAAGGCTATTTATAAAGCAAGTTTTAAAAAGCAAATCATGATGTCCATACAATATAACCACTCCCTACCCTAGCCACTTCTTTTGATATAAGCAATAAGAGTGGTGGTCCATAGCATAAAGTAAATAccatgaaaaatatattttcctaCAGAGGAATAATTGACAGGgttaaacacacatacaaaacctGAATGAACTTTTTTATTTCCAAATCTAAAGACAGCTGTTTTTCGAAGAACACAAGGAAGTATAtgataaactaaaaaaaaatatttttttaattgtactgTGTGTTTCgttgaatgtgtatgtctgtctgtctgccctgcaatggactggcaacctgtctagggtgtatcctgccttccgcccaatgagggagaagcggcttagaaaatgtgtgtgtgtgtgtgtgtgtgtgtgtgtgtgtgtgtgtgtgtgtgtgtgtgtgtgtgtgtgtgtgtgtgtgtgtgtgtgcatgtgtgtgtgtgtgtgtgtgtgcatgtgcgtgtgtgcatatgtgtgtgtgtgtgtgtgagtgtgtgtttctttgcatgGCAATTGCCCCCTCTATGTTAGTTTCATCTATTTGTACTGATGAAAATAAAGGCAAACATTATCAGCCAGTGGGGTTtgaaacatattttcatttacatttgatcAGTGTACAGTACTTTATTTAAAACTTcttaatttaaatacaaatatttcAGCACATTAAACTACAATCATGCgcttatttaaataataatgaaagaaaTTATAATGGAAGGTTGAATGGAGccatagaatagaataaaacaaaacagtatgGAATTCTCTGTTTCATGCCAGTAATCCAAACTAGCAATATTATATATCGTTTCAATTTTTTGCAATGCTTTTCACAGACTGTTCCATAACAACATTCACCTTGATCCGTTTATAGAGTATTTTAATAGACTGCAATACCTCCTCTGTCTTCAAAGAATATATAATGGGGTTTAACATGGGTGGAATTGCTTGTGTTAGGACAGAGTTGATTATTCTAGTATTTGGATGAATGTATGTTGTAAGAGCAGTCATGTAAACACTAAATATTGGGAGATAAAACATGGCCACTAAAATGAGGTGGGAAGTGCAGGTCTTTAAAGCTTTGATCCTCTCAGCACCATGTGAGATCTTAAGCAGTGCAACACCAATACATACATATGAGAAAGTAACTAACAGCAATGGAAGGCAAATAACAAAAGCAATGTAAACATAAGCCATTTTGAAACTAAGAGAATTGTCATTGCAAGCTAGTCTGTAGGTAGGACCATTATCACAAAAGTAACTGGCTATTGTGGTTGATCTACAGAAAGACAGTCTGTTAAGTGGAGCTACAAGCATGGTAACAAGGGATACAGACAACAGCCACATTACTCCAATGATCAGAGTCATTGTGGTTTTAGTGACAATAGCATGATACCTCAGAGGAAAACATATAGCAATTACTCTGTCAAAGGCCAAAGCAAGCAGAGTGTATGACTGCATGGTCATGAAAAGAAAAACGAAAAACATGTTGGCTAGACAGTCTTCATAAGATATGTACTGGTTCTGAAccaaaaacatttctgcatactTTGGAATGAGAGCAGAGCTTCCACACAGATCAGACAAGGCCAGATTAAAAACAGCTACATACTTTGCTGTATGCAGAGTGCGTGCCAGATATATAGTTGTTATTATAAAAGAATTCCCTAAAACAGTCACAGcgtacacaaaacacaaaaacatataGTAATAGTTTGCATGTGGCATGTTGGACAATCCACTGATGTAAAATCCAGGGGGACGAATTAATGTTGTATTGTCAAGG
The DNA window shown above is from Pygocentrus nattereri isolate fPygNat1 chromosome 18, fPygNat1.pri, whole genome shotgun sequence and carries:
- the LOC108439218 gene encoding olfactory receptor 1F1-like, with the translated sequence MNSIMPLDNTTLIRPPGFYISGLSNMPHANYYYMFLCFVYAVTVLGNSFIITTIYLARTLHTAKYVAVFNLALSDLCGSSALIPKYAEMFLVQNQYISYEDCLANMFFVFLFMTMQSYTLLALAFDRVIAICFPLRYHAIVTKTTMTLIIGVMWLLSVSLVTMLVAPLNRLSFCRSTTIASYFCDNGPTYRLACNDNSLSFKMAYVYIAFVICLPLLLVTFSYVCIGVALLKISHGAERIKALKTCTSHLILVAMFYLPIFSVYMTALTTYIHPNTRIINSVLTQAIPPMLNPIIYSLKTEEVLQSIKILYKRIKVNVVMEQSVKSIAKN